Part of the Arthrobacter globiformis genome is shown below.
GGAGGACGAACCCACCGTTGCCGTCGGCAATTGGTGCCCATGTCGCGCCTGCACCGCACTCGGCCCCGGCCTCGCTCCCCACCGTTGAGGAGGTCTCCGCCGGAGGCGTCGTGGTGGACACGTCCGACGACGAACTGAGGGTAGCGATTATTGCCCGCCTTAACAGGGGCGGACGGCTGGAGTGGTGCCTGCCCAAGGGCCACCCCGAGGGCCGGGAAAACAATGAGGAAGCCGCGGTCCGTGAGATTGCCGAGGAAACCGGCATCGACGGTCATATTCTGGCCCCGCTGGGCAGCATCGATTACTGGTTCACCGTCAGCGGGCACCGCGTGCATAAGACAGTGCACCACTACCTGCTGCGCGCCACCGGCGGCGAACTCACCATCGAAAACGATCCTGACAAGGAAGCGGTTGATGTTGCTTGGGTTCCCATCCACGAACTTGCCCGCAAGCTTTCGTTCCCCAATGAACGCCGCATCGCCGACCTGGCACGCGAAGTCCTTCCCGAGCACCTCTGACCGTCCGGCAATGCCTGCCGGGTATCCCCGTGCGTGCCGCAATATCAGCGCCCGGGTGAGACGATGAAGACGATGTCAGCAGCCAATCCGTCCTCCGATCAGCCCACGCAGCCGGGCGAAACACCGCCCGGTGTAGCCCCCGCCAGTGAGGCAGCCTCCAGTGCCGCGCAGCCCGGCGAGGCGCGTTCCAGCGCCATCATGGCTGCCGGGACGCTGGTGTCCCGTGTGCTGGGATTCGGCAAGACCTGGATGCTGGGCGCGGCGCTGGGCCTGGGCTCGACTGTTAATGACACGTTCATCAACGCCAACAACCTGCCCAACCTGATTTTCCTGCTCGTGGCCGGGGGCGTGTTCAATGCCGTGCTGGTCCCGCAGATCATCAAAGCCAGCAAGGCTCCGGACAGGGGAGCGGACTACATCAGCAGGCTGCTCACGCTGGCAGTTCTCGTGCTTCTGTCCCTGACGCTGCTGGTCACGCTGCTTGCGCCTGCCGTAATCGAACTCACCACGCAGGGCTACTCGCCGCAGCAAAAGGCACTGGCTGTTACCTTCGCCTTCTGGTGCCTGCCGCAGATCTTCTTCTATGGCCTCTACGCGCTGCTGACGCAGGTCCTCAATGCCAACGGGGCCTTCGGCCCGGCTATGTGGGCACCCATCCTAAACAACATCGTGGCCATTGCCGGCCTTGGCATGTTCATCTGGATCTTCGGTGCCAACAATGTCAACCCGCATTCCCTGGACAACTGGGGTGCGTCCCAGACGTTCTTCGTCGCCGGGTTCTCCACCATCGGCGTCCTCTCCCAGACTGCCATCCTCCTGATCCCGGTATTCCGGCTGAAGCTGGGGCTGCGCCCGCGCTTTGGCTGGCGCGGAGTGGGGCTGGGCCATGCCGCGAGACTGAGCGTTTGGACGCTCCTGACCGCAGCTGCCGGGCAGCTCGCGTTCCTGTACGTCATGCGCATCGCAACCATCCCCGGAGCCGAGCGGCTCCGGCTGCAGGAGGCCGGCGACCCCGCCGGTGACATGCTTCCGGGTAATGCGGTCCTGGAAGTGGCCAGCCAGCTGTACCTGCTCCCGCACTCGATCATCGCGCTCTCCCTGGCCACGGTGCTGTTCAACCGGATGACCCGCGCCTCGCAGGACGGCAACCGTGCGGAGCTCCGTGAAGCCCTGTCGCAGGGGCTGCGGACCATGGCGGTGGCAACGGTGTTCGGTGCGCTGGCGCTGTTCGCCCTCGCCGGGCCGCTGGGCATGTTCTTCTCCGGCGGTGCCCGCACGGACGGCGTGATGCTGGCGCAGACGCTCACCATCCTGGCGCTGAGCACCCCGTTCATGAGCGCCAACTTCATGATGTCCCGGGTCTTTTACGCCAACGAGGACGCCCGCACGCCCTTCTACATCCAGCTGGTGCTGGCCCTGGTGAATGTGGTGGCCGCGTTCTTCATTCAGTTCCTGCCGTTCGACCAGATCATTTTCGCCATCGCCGTCCTTTACACCGCAGGGAACATCCTCTCGGTAATCGTCTCCGCCATCTTCCTGCGCCGCCTGCTGGGGCACCTGGACGGTCCGCGGATCATCAACTCATACATTCGCATGGGCTATGCCGCCCTCGGCTCGGCCATTGCCGGTGTGGGCGCG
Proteins encoded:
- a CDS encoding NUDIX hydrolase, translated to MPSAIGAHVAPAPHSAPASLPTVEEVSAGGVVVDTSDDELRVAIIARLNRGGRLEWCLPKGHPEGRENNEEAAVREIAEETGIDGHILAPLGSIDYWFTVSGHRVHKTVHHYLLRATGGELTIENDPDKEAVDVAWVPIHELARKLSFPNERRIADLAREVLPEHL
- the murJ gene encoding murein biosynthesis integral membrane protein MurJ, producing the protein MSAANPSSDQPTQPGETPPGVAPASEAASSAAQPGEARSSAIMAAGTLVSRVLGFGKTWMLGAALGLGSTVNDTFINANNLPNLIFLLVAGGVFNAVLVPQIIKASKAPDRGADYISRLLTLAVLVLLSLTLLVTLLAPAVIELTTQGYSPQQKALAVTFAFWCLPQIFFYGLYALLTQVLNANGAFGPAMWAPILNNIVAIAGLGMFIWIFGANNVNPHSLDNWGASQTFFVAGFSTIGVLSQTAILLIPVFRLKLGLRPRFGWRGVGLGHAARLSVWTLLTAAAGQLAFLYVMRIATIPGAERLRLQEAGDPAGDMLPGNAVLEVASQLYLLPHSIIALSLATVLFNRMTRASQDGNRAELREALSQGLRTMAVATVFGALALFALAGPLGMFFSGGARTDGVMLAQTLTILALSTPFMSANFMMSRVFYANEDARTPFYIQLVLALVNVVAAFFIQFLPFDQIIFAIAVLYTAGNILSVIVSAIFLRRLLGHLDGPRIINSYIRMGYAALGSAIAGVGALWLMGSYSPVGFAWSSRPAALATIVVVGPVMLAVYLLLLKLFRVTELRDLLRPLVGRLGRRSGGGSDAPAAAPAGAATAGVSAAGASTGTAARRRPTPERATFSSDTGLIPRISGEFDSASFRAGPAPQREPEDYDAATYLPEEDVPGTARGNALRGEIPLPGRRTYQGSPGQNPHFPSRRRKKK